The following coding sequences are from one Petroclostridium xylanilyticum window:
- a CDS encoding Blp family class II bacteriocin, which yields MTNAMALHNINFVELTSDELMVIDGGVGWDDLGLWTATGGGALIGTAVGGPIGGFIGGGIACVGYILIDKAFK from the coding sequence ATGACAAATGCAATGGCTTTACACAATATAAATTTTGTAGAATTGACAAGTGATGAGTTGATGGTAATTGATGGTGGAGTTGGTTGGGATGACTTGGGATTGTGGACAGCAACAGGCGGAGGAGCACTTATTGGAACTGCAGTTGGTGGTCCAATAGGTGGATTTATAGGTGGAGGTATAGCTTGTGTAGGCTATATATTAATAGATAAGGCATTTAAGTAA
- a CDS encoding type II toxin-antitoxin system prevent-host-death family antitoxin encodes MQIKPSASIRQNYNEIAALCKSTGEPVYLTKNGEGDLVVMDIEAFTRREKMLKLREELLAVEEDRLAGRTGVTPDELDSYLESIIDEVEHGKDASK; translated from the coding sequence GTGCAAATTAAGCCGTCCGCAAGCATCCGGCAGAATTACAACGAGATTGCGGCGTTGTGCAAGTCCACCGGGGAGCCTGTGTATCTCACCAAAAATGGTGAGGGCGATCTTGTGGTCATGGATATAGAGGCGTTTACTCGCCGCGAAAAAATGCTGAAGCTGCGCGAAGAACTGCTGGCCGTTGAGGAAGACCGTTTGGCTGGACGCACCGGAGTGACACCGGATGAACTGGACAGCTATCTGGAAAGCATTATTGACGAGGTGGAGCATGGAAAAGATGCCTCAAAATAA
- a CDS encoding nucleotidyl transferase AbiEii/AbiGii toxin family protein, translating to MNLSDYDKRKLGKQARELGFIRDTLEKVFRLSEILKYINNDPLLRESLALKGGTAINMTIFNLPRLSVDIDLDYTHNGSREEMFEERRKISDSIIKYMAMSGYEVSPKSKSSHSLDSYVFSYVNAAGMKDNIKVEINYSLRSHILPLEQKSIETLGILDSFKVNSLASIEIFASKIVALLTRAAARDLYDINNMIYFGLFDESELPLLKKCAIFYYVISGEAVSETFNLEKIDELTEHKIRTDLYPVIRKKERFDLTAAKQRVIDFLSMFSELDDNEAEFLRTFKNGEYHPELLFQDAQILERIRNHPMAIWKTRG from the coding sequence ATGAATTTGTCTGATTATGATAAGCGCAAGCTTGGAAAACAGGCGCGGGAATTAGGGTTTATCCGCGATACATTAGAAAAAGTGTTCCGGTTGTCGGAAATACTGAAATATATAAACAACGATCCGTTACTGCGTGAAAGCCTTGCTTTAAAAGGCGGAACGGCAATCAATATGACTATTTTCAACCTGCCGAGGTTATCTGTAGACATTGACCTTGATTACACGCACAATGGTTCACGGGAAGAAATGTTTGAGGAACGCCGAAAAATCTCGGACAGCATCATCAAATATATGGCGATGAGCGGATACGAAGTAAGCCCTAAATCAAAATCCTCCCACAGTCTTGATTCTTATGTGTTTTCCTATGTAAATGCTGCGGGCATGAAAGATAATATCAAGGTGGAAATCAATTATTCCCTGCGTTCCCATATTCTTCCCCTGGAACAAAAGTCAATTGAAACGCTTGGCATACTGGATTCTTTTAAGGTGAATTCTTTGGCTTCCATTGAGATATTTGCAAGCAAGATTGTTGCTCTGCTCACAAGAGCAGCAGCTCGTGATTTGTATGATATCAACAATATGATCTACTTTGGATTGTTTGATGAATCGGAGCTCCCTCTGCTGAAAAAATGTGCCATATTCTATTATGTTATCAGCGGTGAAGCGGTTTCTGAAACCTTCAATTTAGAAAAGATTGATGAGTTGACGGAGCATAAGATCCGGACAGATTTATACCCTGTAATCCGAAAAAAAGAGCGGTTTGATCTGACAGCGGCAAAGCAGCGGGTTATTGACTTTCTATCCATGTTTTCTGAACTCGATGATAACGAAGCAGAGTTTTTAAGAACATTTAAAAACGGTGAATATCATCCAGAATTGCTTTTTCAGGACGCACAGATTTTAGAACGCATCCGTAATCATCCGATGGCAATATGGAAAACACGAGGATAA
- a CDS encoding type IV toxin-antitoxin system AbiEi family antitoxin domain-containing protein: MKYYEQLLEKGCFTWDDVTEMVGNRNSASSLIQNYLKKGYIKSVKRNLYVAINLADGEPVVNRYVIASNLTESAYISHHTALEYYGCTNQVFYDVYVSSKTKFNTFEFNGLTYRYQMSRINEGIVKKPDGTRVTDLERTVIDSINDFEKIGGLEELLRSLEMMPYTDETKLLCYLKSYDKQILFQKTGYILEHFKDSLKISDTFFKACEAEISKSVRYLYHGLEKEKSIYNKKWRLFVPEKLLALTSEGGNEFV, from the coding sequence ATGAAATACTACGAACAACTTCTGGAAAAAGGTTGTTTTACATGGGATGATGTTACTGAAATGGTCGGCAATAGAAACAGTGCAAGCAGTCTGATACAGAACTACCTGAAAAAAGGTTATATAAAAAGCGTAAAAAGAAATTTGTATGTTGCCATAAACCTTGCGGACGGCGAGCCGGTTGTCAACCGATATGTGATAGCCAGCAATTTGACGGAAAGCGCATATATATCCCACCATACCGCTTTAGAATATTACGGATGCACCAATCAAGTGTTTTATGATGTGTATGTATCCTCAAAGACAAAGTTTAATACGTTTGAATTCAACGGTTTAACCTATCGTTATCAAATGTCCCGTATCAACGAGGGTATTGTAAAAAAACCGGACGGCACCCGTGTAACTGATTTGGAACGCACTGTCATAGACAGCATTAATGATTTTGAGAAAATCGGTGGGTTGGAAGAACTGCTTCGAAGCCTTGAAATGATGCCGTATACGGATGAAACAAAGCTACTTTGCTATCTGAAAAGCTACGATAAACAAATCCTGTTTCAGAAAACAGGATATATCCTGGAGCACTTCAAGGATTCCCTGAAAATATCGGATACGTTTTTTAAAGCCTGCGAAGCCGAAATATCAAAAAGTGTACGATACCTGTACCATGGTTTGGAAAAGGAAAAATCCATATATAACAAAAAGTGGAGGCTGTTTGTGCCGGAGAAGCTTTTAGCCCTCACATCGGAAGGAGGCAATGAATTTGTCTGA
- a CDS encoding toprim domain-containing protein, translated as MGEVNGSNKHFSFSIPARQESHKLHLFESAIDLLSYGTLELLSGRDWLRENCLSLAGIYKPKKNVEESTPPAALMQYLKDFPQINEIALHLDNDTAGRLAAKTIQTILPPSYAVSDEPPERGKDYNDYLKIVLRIRQPRERE; from the coding sequence ATGGGAGAAGTCAACGGAAGCAATAAGCACTTCTCCTTCTCCATACCGGCACGGCAGGAAAGCCACAAGCTCCATCTGTTTGAAAGCGCCATTGACCTGCTTTCCTACGGCACGTTGGAACTGCTTTCTGGCAGGGACTGGCTGCGGGAAAACTGCCTGTCCCTTGCGGGAATTTACAAGCCGAAAAAGAATGTAGAGGAAAGCACCCCGCCTGCCGCACTCATGCAATACTTAAAAGATTTCCCGCAAATCAATGAAATTGCTTTGCATCTGGATAACGACACGGCCGGACGGCTGGCAGCAAAAACCATCCAGACCATCCTCCCGCCCTCCTACGCCGTGTCCGATGAGCCACCCGAACGCGGAAAGGATTATAACGACTATCTGAAAATTGTATTAAGAATACGGCAGCCGCGGGAGCGCGAATAA
- a CDS encoding TIGR04104 family putative zinc finger protein: MCIQKCEKCFAKFKWSQIEISLLKSYSPIVCHYCGSKYIIKRTSRVLVLLSLAFPFPLTLFIHQYFDLGLISIGIYLLLSGFIFCVAPFFVRYNSDPYSAGVR, translated from the coding sequence ATGTGTATTCAAAAATGTGAAAAATGTTTTGCTAAATTTAAATGGTCTCAAATTGAAATTTCATTATTAAAAAGTTATTCACCTATTGTATGTCATTATTGTGGTAGTAAATATATTATTAAAAGAACATCACGAGTATTAGTGCTGCTAAGTTTAGCTTTTCCCTTTCCCTTAACTTTATTTATACACCAATATTTTGATTTAGGACTTATTTCAATTGGTATTTATTTATTATTATCAGGCTTTATATTTTGTGTAGCACCTTTTTTTGTAAGATATAATTCTGACCCATATTCAGCAGGTGTAAGATAG